One genomic region from Cellulomonas hominis encodes:
- a CDS encoding LacI family DNA-binding transcriptional regulator: MDAAPAPDAGPSAAHDPKPEAKARRATIGDVAERAQVSKSAVSFVFNGRSGVSEAARARILEAARELDWRPDSRARALSRSRAQALGLVVRREPELLSTDPFFPQFVAGVESGLSGLGYALVLQVVDGEETERAAYHQFARESRVDGVFLTDLRADDERPAQLDGLGLPYVLVGPVPPVDGRPRPIGVDDEAGVRRAVRHLYALGHRSIAHVAGAPGYVHSDLRRRAWEREMVELGLEPDLVVVADFSGASGARATHELLDLPRPPSAIVYGNDLMAIAGISVATERGIRVPHDLSVVGFDDVPLAAFVVPPLTTVRQEVIEWGRACARTLIALVEGREPEEVRLPPVEFVVRGSTAAARHRPGAAAGR, encoded by the coding sequence GTGGACGCAGCACCAGCACCGGACGCCGGCCCGTCGGCGGCGCACGACCCGAAGCCCGAGGCCAAGGCCCGGCGGGCGACCATCGGCGACGTCGCCGAGCGCGCGCAGGTCTCGAAGAGCGCCGTCTCCTTCGTGTTCAACGGCCGCTCGGGGGTGAGCGAGGCGGCCCGCGCCCGCATCCTCGAGGCCGCCCGCGAGCTCGACTGGCGGCCGGACTCCCGGGCGCGCGCCCTGTCCCGCAGCCGCGCCCAGGCGCTCGGGCTCGTCGTGCGGCGGGAGCCGGAGCTGCTCAGCACCGACCCGTTCTTCCCGCAGTTCGTCGCCGGCGTCGAGAGCGGGCTCTCCGGCCTCGGGTACGCGCTGGTGCTCCAGGTCGTCGACGGCGAGGAGACCGAGCGCGCGGCCTACCACCAGTTCGCCCGCGAGTCCCGGGTCGACGGCGTGTTCCTCACCGACCTGCGCGCCGACGACGAGCGCCCCGCGCAGCTGGACGGCCTGGGGCTGCCCTACGTGCTGGTCGGGCCGGTCCCCCCGGTGGACGGCCGCCCCCGCCCGATCGGCGTCGACGACGAGGCCGGCGTCCGGCGCGCCGTGCGGCACCTGTACGCCCTCGGCCACCGGAGCATCGCGCACGTCGCCGGCGCCCCGGGCTACGTGCACTCCGACCTGCGGCGGCGCGCCTGGGAGCGGGAGATGGTCGAGCTCGGGCTCGAGCCGGACCTCGTCGTGGTCGCGGACTTCTCCGGGGCCTCGGGCGCGCGGGCCACGCACGAGCTCCTCGACCTGCCGCGGCCGCCGAGCGCGATCGTCTACGGCAACGACCTCATGGCCATCGCGGGGATCTCCGTGGCGACCGAGCGCGGGATCCGCGTGCCGCACGACCTGTCGGTCGTGGGGTTCGACGACGTGCCGCTCGCGGCGTTCGTCGTCCCGCCGCTGACCACCGTCCGGCAGGAGGTCATCGAGTGGGGCCGGGCGTGCGCGCGCACCCTGATCGCGCTCGTCGAGGGCCGCGAGCCGGAGGAGGTCCGGCTGCCGCCGGTCGAGTTCGTCGTCCGCGGCAGCACGGCGGCCGCGCGGCACCGGCCGGGGGCCGCCGCGGGACGCTGA
- a CDS encoding LiaF transmembrane domain-containing protein — protein sequence MAQRPVGQLLLGTVLVLAGGVLLLDRLDVLQVASLWEVLLPLAVIAVGAAALALVPRAWIGPVLILGLGTFWLLEALDLVHGSASTYALPIALALLGCSILVAATGRRTDPDRLRMLVFFWGGDRRTTSQQFRSASITAVFGGIDLDLRAANIVDRARIDVFTMFGGVEMKVPPTWRVRLNNLSVFGGSDDKTVPPPYPDAPVLDVHVVAIFGGATVKHGKPLAQEQPAAGY from the coding sequence ATGGCTCAACGTCCGGTCGGTCAGCTCCTGCTCGGCACCGTCCTCGTCCTCGCGGGCGGGGTCCTGCTGCTCGACCGCCTGGACGTGCTCCAGGTCGCGAGCCTGTGGGAGGTGCTCCTGCCCCTGGCGGTGATCGCGGTCGGCGCCGCCGCGCTGGCGCTGGTGCCGCGCGCCTGGATCGGGCCGGTGCTCATCCTCGGGCTCGGGACGTTCTGGCTGCTCGAGGCTCTCGACCTGGTGCACGGCAGCGCGAGCACGTACGCGCTGCCGATCGCGCTCGCGCTGCTCGGCTGCTCGATCCTCGTGGCCGCGACGGGGCGGCGCACCGACCCCGACCGTCTCCGGATGCTCGTGTTCTTCTGGGGCGGCGACCGGCGCACGACCTCGCAGCAGTTCCGGTCCGCGTCGATCACCGCGGTGTTCGGGGGCATCGACCTGGACCTGCGGGCGGCGAACATCGTCGACCGGGCCCGCATCGACGTGTTCACGATGTTCGGCGGGGTCGAGATGAAGGTGCCGCCGACCTGGCGGGTCCGCCTGAACAACCTCTCGGTGTTCGGCGGCTCCGACGACAAGACCGTCCCGCCCCCGTACCCCGACGCCCCGGTGCTGGACGTGCACGTCGTGGCGATCTTCGGCGGCGCGACGGTCAAGCACGGCAAGCCGCTGGCGCAGGAGCAGCCCGCCGCCGGGTACTGA
- a CDS encoding TetR/AcrR family transcriptional regulator, with amino-acid sequence MTTGPATSTGRPLRADAARNRARLLTVAAAALAEDGDTPLETIAQRAGVGIGTLYRHFPERGALVEAAYRQEVADLCDSAAALLDGAPTAVDALRAWMGRYVRYAATKRGMGAALRAAAGSDSSLFGETRTRIIAAIDTLLAAGRADGTVRGDVDGEQVMLAMGGVWNVPGSDRWAERVRGLLDLVVDGLRYGASAED; translated from the coding sequence GTGACCACCGGACCCGCGACGTCGACCGGCCGCCCCCTGCGCGCCGACGCGGCCCGCAACCGCGCCCGGCTGCTCACGGTCGCCGCCGCCGCGCTCGCCGAGGACGGCGACACCCCGCTGGAGACCATCGCCCAGCGGGCCGGCGTCGGCATCGGCACGCTCTACCGCCACTTCCCCGAGCGCGGCGCCCTCGTCGAGGCCGCCTACCGCCAGGAGGTCGCCGACCTGTGCGACTCCGCCGCGGCCCTGCTGGACGGCGCGCCCACCGCCGTCGACGCGCTGCGCGCCTGGATGGGCCGGTACGTCCGGTACGCCGCCACCAAGCGCGGCATGGGAGCCGCGCTGCGCGCAGCCGCCGGCTCGGACTCCTCGCTGTTCGGCGAGACCCGCACCCGGATCATCGCCGCCATCGACACCCTGCTCGCGGCAGGTCGCGCCGACGGGACCGTGCGCGGCGACGTCGACGGCGAGCAGGTGATGCTCGCGATGGGCGGGGTGTGGAACGTGCCGGGCTCCGACCGGTGGGCCGAGCGGGTCCGGGGGTTGCTCGACCTCGTGGTGGACGGCCTCCGGTACGGCGCGTCCGCCGAGGACTGA
- a CDS encoding ABC transporter substrate-binding protein: MAVLTAAAAVVVLPLAACGSGDGGEPGSGAGLGTGPIDIWYSTNEQEIAWGEQVVEAWNAEHADQQVTAQAIPAGSSSEDVIAASITAGNTPCLVFNTAPAAVPAFQKQGGLVNLSATFDDAEDYITGRSGAAADGFRSADGDLYQLPWKTNPFMLYYNKTVFEAAGLDPENPQLSTYDDLLAAAEAIQASGAADYAIYPPATADYTNVNFDFYPFFLANSGGTQLIEDGKATFAGDEALETLELWQTLYAEGYASAEAYSGDMWAGPFADGVAAMGIAGPWGAGQFDGKVEYGAVPIPTADGTAADETATFADSKNVGLYSACENQQTAWDFLKFATDDENDLALLETTGQFPTRTDVPELAAEFLAEQPFFEAFAAAVPLAVDVPTVDGLAEKMQVFRDAWGEAVQSGSGDLPAVFGAAATTVDGLAG, from the coding sequence ATGGCAGTCCTGACGGCGGCCGCGGCGGTGGTGGTGCTCCCGCTGGCGGCGTGCGGCTCGGGCGACGGGGGCGAGCCGGGGTCGGGCGCGGGCCTGGGCACCGGCCCGATCGACATCTGGTACTCGACCAACGAGCAGGAGATCGCCTGGGGCGAGCAGGTCGTCGAGGCGTGGAACGCGGAGCACGCCGACCAGCAGGTGACGGCGCAGGCGATCCCCGCCGGCAGCTCGTCGGAGGACGTCATCGCGGCGTCGATCACCGCGGGCAACACCCCGTGCCTGGTGTTCAACACCGCCCCCGCCGCGGTGCCGGCGTTCCAGAAGCAGGGCGGCCTGGTGAACCTCTCGGCGACGTTCGACGACGCCGAGGACTACATCACGGGCCGCTCCGGCGCGGCCGCGGACGGGTTCCGCAGCGCCGACGGGGACCTCTACCAGCTCCCCTGGAAGACCAACCCGTTCATGCTCTACTACAACAAGACGGTCTTCGAGGCGGCGGGCCTGGACCCGGAGAACCCCCAGCTGTCGACCTACGACGACCTGCTCGCGGCGGCCGAGGCGATCCAGGCGTCGGGCGCGGCGGACTACGCGATCTACCCGCCGGCGACCGCGGACTACACGAACGTCAACTTCGACTTCTACCCGTTCTTCCTGGCGAACTCGGGCGGCACGCAGCTGATCGAGGACGGGAAGGCGACCTTCGCCGGCGACGAGGCGCTCGAGACGCTCGAGCTCTGGCAGACCCTCTACGCGGAGGGCTACGCCTCGGCCGAGGCGTACAGCGGCGACATGTGGGCCGGTCCGTTCGCCGACGGCGTGGCGGCCATGGGCATCGCCGGGCCGTGGGGCGCCGGGCAGTTCGACGGCAAGGTCGAGTACGGCGCCGTCCCGATCCCGACGGCCGACGGCACCGCCGCGGACGAGACGGCCACGTTCGCCGACTCGAAGAACGTCGGGCTCTACTCCGCGTGCGAGAACCAGCAGACCGCCTGGGACTTCCTCAAGTTCGCCACCGACGACGAGAACGACCTCGCCCTGCTCGAGACCACCGGGCAGTTCCCGACCCGGACGGACGTGCCCGAGCTGGCTGCGGAGTTCCTGGCCGAGCAGCCGTTCTTCGAGGCGTTCGCGGCCGCCGTGCCGCTCGCCGTGGACGTGCCGACGGTCGACGGGCTCGCGGAGAAGATGCAGGTCTTCCGCGACGCGTGGGGCGAGGCGGTGCAGTCGGGCTCGGGCGACCTCCCGGCCGTGTTCGGCGCCGCCGCCACGACCGTCGACGGCCTGGCCGGCTGA
- the ppk2 gene encoding polyphosphate kinase 2 translates to MTVVDPPRDLREYIEFLRDSGYTVRDGHTPDPDLIDPQGNPVYTWQEGYPYPELMDRDAYELEKYRLQVELLKFQYWLEDNDKRAIVLFEGRDAAGKGGTIKRFTEHLNPRTSRVVALSKPSDRERGQWYFQRYVQHLPTAGEIVMFDRSWYNRAGVERVMGFCSDEEYQTFMAQAPAFERMLVESGVHVTKLWFSVSRTEQRTRFAIRQLDPVRRWKLSPMDLASLDRWEEYTQAKEEMFRRTDKRYARWTIIRSNDKKRARINAMRFFLGQFDYDGKDHAVVGRADPLLVIRSKNEPADE, encoded by the coding sequence ATGACCGTCGTCGACCCGCCGCGCGACCTGCGGGAGTACATCGAGTTCCTGCGCGACAGCGGCTACACGGTCCGCGACGGCCACACCCCCGACCCGGACCTCATCGACCCGCAGGGCAACCCCGTCTACACGTGGCAGGAGGGGTACCCGTACCCCGAGCTGATGGACCGGGACGCGTACGAGCTGGAGAAGTACCGCCTGCAGGTCGAGCTCCTGAAGTTCCAGTACTGGCTGGAGGACAACGACAAGCGGGCGATCGTCCTGTTCGAGGGCCGGGACGCCGCGGGCAAGGGCGGGACGATCAAGCGCTTCACGGAGCACCTCAACCCGCGGACCTCGCGCGTCGTGGCCCTGTCGAAGCCGAGCGACCGCGAGCGCGGCCAGTGGTACTTCCAGCGGTACGTGCAGCACCTGCCGACCGCCGGCGAGATCGTCATGTTCGACCGGTCCTGGTACAACCGCGCCGGCGTCGAGCGCGTCATGGGCTTCTGCTCCGACGAGGAGTACCAGACGTTCATGGCGCAGGCCCCCGCGTTCGAGCGGATGCTCGTCGAGTCCGGCGTGCACGTCACCAAGCTCTGGTTCTCGGTGTCCCGCACCGAGCAGCGCACCCGGTTCGCGATCCGGCAGCTCGACCCCGTGCGCCGGTGGAAGCTCTCCCCCATGGACCTCGCCTCGCTGGACCGCTGGGAGGAGTACACCCAGGCCAAGGAGGAGATGTTCCGCCGCACCGACAAGCGGTACGCGCGGTGGACGATCATCCGGTCCAACGACAAGAAGCGCGCCCGGATCAACGCCATGCGGTTCTTCCTCGGCCAGTTCGACTACGACGGCAAGGACCACGCGGTCGTCGGGCGCGCCGACCCCCTGCTGGTCATCCGCAGCAAGAACGAGCCGGCGGACGAGTAG
- a CDS encoding VOC family protein, which yields MASTFHGLTFDAYDAHAVAQFWAAALGRDVAPGATAEHAELPADADAPRLAFDRVRPGGVVRNTLHLDLVTADLEGESDRLVRLGARRLGAVGGTARWVSLTDPEGNAFDLIPAA from the coding sequence ATGGCCAGCACCTTCCACGGACTCACCTTCGACGCGTACGACGCCCACGCGGTCGCGCAGTTCTGGGCCGCCGCCCTCGGCCGGGACGTCGCGCCCGGTGCCACCGCCGAGCACGCCGAGCTGCCCGCCGACGCGGACGCCCCGCGGCTGGCCTTCGACCGGGTGCGTCCGGGCGGCGTCGTCCGGAACACGCTGCACCTCGACCTGGTGACGGCCGACCTGGAGGGGGAGTCCGACCGGCTCGTCCGGCTGGGGGCACGGCGGCTCGGCGCCGTCGGCGGGACCGCGCGCTGGGTGAGCCTGACCGATCCCGAGGGCAACGCGTTCGACCTCATCCCGGCGGCCTGA
- a CDS encoding carbohydrate ABC transporter permease, whose product MTTLRDEGLRSQARATDDRGPRRGGPQRPRGRRLQRWLGEHPLGALLSAPYTAFVVVVFLVPFGFGVWMSVHDFFFTAPGVQVPHPFVGLENFQQVLGDPAVRQAFRNLLVFLVINVPLTVVLGLLLSTGLDAVVRWKGFFRVAYYVPYVTASVATLAAWIFLFSGNGVVNQLLGSLAPDPTWLANQGLIMPLIAVYVTWKNLGFYVLLYLAGLQNVPRELHEAAEMDGAGAWRRFRSVTLPGVRPVTSLVVLLSIITTGQIFTEPYLLTGGGPNGASMTPALLMYQKGIQQGQPDIAAAIGMILVVAVMVLSLASRRLTERKG is encoded by the coding sequence ATGACCACCCTCCGCGACGAGGGCCTGCGGTCGCAGGCGCGGGCCACGGACGACCGTGGCCCGCGCCGGGGCGGCCCGCAGCGCCCCCGGGGCCGGCGCCTGCAGCGCTGGCTCGGCGAGCACCCCCTCGGTGCCCTGCTCAGCGCGCCGTACACCGCGTTCGTCGTCGTGGTGTTCCTCGTGCCCTTCGGGTTCGGGGTCTGGATGTCGGTGCACGACTTCTTCTTCACCGCGCCGGGCGTCCAGGTCCCGCACCCGTTCGTCGGGCTGGAGAACTTCCAGCAGGTGCTGGGCGACCCGGCGGTGCGCCAGGCGTTCCGCAACCTGCTGGTGTTCCTCGTCATCAACGTGCCGCTGACCGTCGTCCTCGGCCTGCTGCTGTCGACGGGCCTGGACGCGGTCGTCCGGTGGAAGGGCTTCTTCCGGGTCGCGTACTACGTCCCGTACGTCACCGCCTCGGTCGCGACGCTGGCCGCCTGGATCTTCCTGTTCAGCGGCAACGGGGTGGTCAACCAGCTGCTCGGCAGCCTGGCGCCGGACCCGACGTGGCTGGCGAACCAGGGGCTGATCATGCCGCTGATCGCGGTGTACGTGACCTGGAAGAACCTCGGCTTCTACGTCCTGCTGTACCTCGCCGGGCTGCAGAACGTCCCGCGCGAGCTGCACGAGGCGGCCGAGATGGACGGGGCCGGCGCGTGGCGGCGGTTCCGGTCCGTGACCCTGCCCGGCGTCCGCCCGGTGACGTCGCTGGTCGTGCTGCTGTCGATCATCACGACCGGCCAGATCTTCACCGAGCCGTACCTGCTCACCGGCGGCGGCCCGAACGGCGCGTCGATGACCCCGGCCCTGCTGATGTACCAGAAGGGCATCCAGCAGGGGCAGCCGGACATCGCGGCCGCCATCGGGATGATCCTCGTGGTCGCCGTCATGGTCCTGTCGCTGGCCTCGCGCCGGCTCACGGAGAGGAAGGGCTGA
- a CDS encoding Ig-like domain-containing protein has translation MTTSAARRGTARSLLAVAVAAVLVWASGTVGVPASAATIPGAVTAVSVVPDDPAPGQSVRLDLTWAVPDTARGGDTFTLDLPGELNRITTSFALADESGATVATAQVTDGLVTFTLTDFVDTHTDVHGTAFFWVRLSHEVTPGETLTLDFGSVTTVITPSDPGGGGGDPGDQDRDVPYKRGSWWDEETGQWGVEGDLLVYLVETPVGPFDRVTVDDRLGAGQSYVCDGADAPQVYLYGIDPDTGHYSGTVTRPSADRVSVDCGEDGLRVTVLGVPADTLVGVMYRVRVTDLDREYYTNTASVTADQQTQQVEALVERTGAGGDGSGQLPGPEPDPEPEPDPEPQPEPDPEPQPEPDPEPQPEPDPEPDPQPQPEPDPQPQPQPQPAGEPQPAAVEQPSGELAVTGSDVVTPAAAAALVLVLSGVLLVLARRRQASR, from the coding sequence ATGACGACGTCCGCCGCCCGCCGAGGGACGGCGCGCAGCCTGCTGGCGGTCGCCGTGGCCGCCGTCCTGGTCTGGGCGTCCGGCACGGTCGGCGTCCCGGCCTCCGCGGCGACCATCCCCGGCGCCGTGACGGCGGTCTCGGTCGTGCCCGACGACCCCGCTCCCGGGCAGAGCGTCCGGCTCGACCTGACCTGGGCCGTGCCCGACACCGCCCGCGGCGGCGACACGTTCACGCTCGACCTCCCCGGCGAGCTGAACCGCATCACGACGTCGTTCGCTCTCGCCGACGAGTCCGGCGCGACGGTGGCGACCGCCCAGGTGACGGACGGCCTCGTCACGTTCACCCTGACCGACTTCGTGGACACGCACACCGACGTCCACGGCACCGCGTTCTTCTGGGTCCGGCTCTCCCACGAGGTCACACCCGGCGAGACGCTCACGCTCGACTTCGGGTCGGTGACCACGGTGATCACGCCGAGCGACCCGGGAGGGGGCGGGGGCGACCCGGGTGACCAGGACCGCGACGTGCCCTACAAGCGGGGGAGCTGGTGGGACGAGGAGACGGGGCAGTGGGGCGTCGAGGGGGACCTCCTGGTCTACCTCGTGGAGACGCCGGTCGGGCCGTTCGACCGCGTGACGGTCGACGACCGTCTGGGTGCGGGCCAGAGCTACGTCTGCGACGGGGCCGACGCGCCGCAGGTGTACCTCTACGGGATCGACCCGGACACCGGGCACTACTCCGGCACGGTGACCCGACCGTCGGCCGACCGCGTGTCGGTCGACTGCGGCGAAGACGGCCTGCGGGTCACGGTCCTCGGCGTCCCGGCGGACACCCTGGTCGGCGTGATGTACCGGGTGCGCGTCACCGACCTCGACCGTGAGTACTACACGAACACGGCCTCGGTCACCGCCGACCAGCAGACCCAGCAGGTCGAGGCGCTGGTGGAGCGCACCGGGGCGGGCGGTGACGGCTCCGGTCAGCTGCCCGGCCCGGAGCCCGACCCCGAGCCGGAGCCGGACCCGGAGCCGCAGCCGGAGCCGGACCCGGAGCCGCAGCCGGAGCCGGACCCCGAGCCGCAGCCCGAGCCGGACCCGGAGCCCGACCCGCAGCCGCAGCCCGAGCCGGACCCGCAGCCGCAGCCGCAGCCCCAGCCCGCTGGCGAGCCGCAGCCGGCGGCGGTTGAGCAGCCGTCCGGGGAGCTGGCGGTCACGGGGTCGGACGTCGTCACGCCCGCGGCGGCGGCAGCCCTCGTGCTCGTGCTCTCCGGCGTCCTGCTCGTGCTCGCCCGGCGGAGGCAGGCGTCGCGCTGA